A genome region from Drosophila simulans strain w501 chromosome 2R, Prin_Dsim_3.1, whole genome shotgun sequence includes the following:
- the LOC6736014 gene encoding serine/threonine-protein kinase Genghis Khan: MEYESSEISDITTGSCKKRLTFLKCILSDTTSDQKWAAEFGEDTEGHQFSLDYLLDTFIVLYDECSNSSLRREKGVSDFLKLSKPFVHIVRKIRLSRDDFDILKIIGRGAFGEVCVVQMISTEKVYAMKILNKWEMLKRAETACFREERDVLVFGDRQWITNLHYAFQDNINLYLVMDYYCGGDLLTLLSKFEDKLPEDMAKFYITEMILAINSIHQIRYVHRDIKPDNVLLDKRGHVRLADFGSCLRLDKDGTVQSNVAVGTPDYISPEILRAMEDGKGRYGTECDWWSLGVCMYEMLYGETPFYAESLVETYGKIMNHQNCFNLPSQETLNYKVSETSQDLLCKLICIPENRLGQNGIQDFMDHPWFVGIDWKNIRQGPAPYVPEVSSPTDTSNFDVDDNDVRLTDSIPPSANPAFSGFHLPFIGFTFSLTSSSTLDSKKNQSSGFGDDTLDTISSPQLAILPSNNSETPVDSVQLKALNDQLAALKQEKAELSKQHNEVFERLKTQDSELQDAISQRNIAMMEYSEVTEKLSELRNQKQKLSRQVRDKEEELDGAMQKNDSLRNELRKSDKTRRELELHIEDAVIEAAKEKKLREHAEDCCRQLQMELRKGSSSVETTMPLSISSEMSSYEIERLELQFSEKLSHQQTRHNMELEALREQFSELENANLALTKELQQTQERLKYTQMESITDSAETLLELKKQHDLEKSSWFEEKQRLSSEVNLKSKSLKELQAEDDEIFKELRMKREAITLWERQMAEIIQWVSDEKDARGYLQALATKMTEELEYLKHVGTFNNNGVDNKNWRNRRSQKLDKMELLNLQSALQREIQAKNMISDELSQTRSDLISTQKEVRDYKKRYDSILHDFQKKETELRDLQKGGLEYSESFLNKSTHHGLSSAFFRDMSKNSEIIDSAESFGNESGDNFTPNFFQSGNSGMLFNYEPKYAGKNSKDHSSMKEASVSDLSREESDQLVKESQKKVPGNTAIHQFLVRTFSSPTKCNHCTSLMVGLTRQGVVCEICGFACHTICCQKVPTTCPVPVDQTKRPLGIDPTRGIGTAYEGYVKVPKSGVIKRGWIRQFVVVCDFKLFLYDISPDRCALPSVSVSQVLDMRDPEFSVGSVRESDVIHAAKKDVPCIFKIKTALIDGGLSLNTLMLADNESEKSKWVIALGELHRILKRNSLPNTAIFKVNEILDNTLSLIRNALCSVIIYPNQILLGTEDGLFYINLDQYEIARIGESKKILQLWYIEEEQILVILCGKQRNLRLLPIRALEASDVEWIKVVESKNCISACTGIIRRFPNIVYSFIIALKRPNNHTQIVVYEINRTRTRHQKTCEFTIGYMAQHLQILSDMRLVVAHQSGFTAYFLRGEATAMSLVHPENQLCAFLNYSGVDAVRVIEILCPSGGNFGEYLLVFQTLAIYVDLQGRKSRDREIMYPAFPTYITFCDGHLLVFSDTHLDIFNTQTAEWVQSIGLKQSLPLNNLGNVVLSSVNDTPLIVYLSNIHTKGLLQYRDGNRKGMPSIKRRFSIREINKTIKSDRRSKMISAPTNFNHISHMGPGDGIQNQRLLDLPTTLETADQACSPIIHSLSCIPQSRKSNFLEQVDANSDDYGNDNIISRTPSPMASSFMDGLSNND; this comes from the exons ATGGAATACGAATCTTCCGAAATCAGTG ATATAACCACAGGAAGCTGCAAGAAAAGGCTCACATTTCTGAAATGTATTCTAAGCGACACCACAAGCGATCAAAAATGGGCGGCCGAGTTTGGCGAGGACACGGAAGGACATCAGTTTTCGTTGGACTATCTGCTGGACACCTTCATCGTTCTCTATGACGAGTGCAGCAACTCCTCCCTGCGCAGGGAGAAGGGCGTCTCTGATTTCCTCAAACTAT CCAAACCCTTCGTGCACATAGTGCGAAAGATTCGACTAAGCCGAGATGACTTTGACATACTCAAGATCATCGGACGCGGTGCCTTTGGAGAAGTCTGCGTGGTTCAGATGATATCCACCGAAAAGGTGTATGCCATGAAGATCCTGAACAAGTGGGAGATGCTGAAGAGGGCCGAGACGGCCTGCTTTCGCGAGGAGCGGGATGTGTTGGTTTTCGGCGACCGGCAGTGGATCACCAACCTTCACTATGCCTTTCAAGACAATATAAACCTG TATCTGGTGATGGACTATTACTGCGGCGGAGACCTGCTTACGCTGCTCAGCAAATTCGAGGACAAGCTGCCCGAGGACATGGCCAAGTTCTACATCACAGAGATGATCCTGGCCATCAACAGTATTCACCAGATAAGGTACGTTCACAGGGACATCAAGCCGGATAATGTACTGCTCGATAAGCGCGGTCACGTGCGCCTGGCTGACTTTGGATCCTGCCTGCGCCTGGACAAGGACGGCACCGTGCAGTCCAACGTGGCCGTGGGCACTCCCGACTACATTTCCCCGGAAATTTTGCGGGCCATGGAGGACGGAAAGGGTCGCTACGGCACGGAGTGCGATTGGTGGTCACTCGGAGTGTGCATGTACGAAATGCTCTACGGAGAGACGCCTTTCTACGCAGAAAGTTTGGTGGAAACCTATGGCAAGATCATGAACCACCAGAACTGTTTCAACTTACCGTCACAAGAAACCCTAAATTACAAGGTATCGGAGACGTCTCAGGACTTGCTCTGCAAACTGATATGTATTCCCGAGAACCGACTTGGTCAGAATGGCATCCAAGACTTCATGGACCACCCCTGGTTTGTGGGCATCGACTGGAAGAACATAAGGCAGGGACCAGCACCGTATGTGCCGGAAGTGTCCAGTCCAACGGATACCTCCAACTTCGATGTGGACGACAACGACGTCCGGTTAACGGACTCTATTCCGCCGTCAGCCAATCCTGCCTTCTCTGGGTTTCACTTGCCGTTTATCGGGTTTACCTTTTCGCTGACCAGCAGCTCCACCTTGGACTCGAAGAAGAACCAGAGCTCGGGCTTCGGAGATGATACCTTGGACACCATAAGCAGTCCCCAGTTGGCCATTCTGCCGAGCAACAACTCGGAGACACCGGTGGACTCCGTTCAGCTCAAGGCACTGAACGATCAGCTAGCGGCCTTGAAGCAGGAAAAGGCCGAGTTGTCAAAGCAACACAACGAGGTTTTCGAACGGCTAAAGACTCAAGACTCTGAACTTCAGGACGCCATCTCCCAGCGAAACATCGCCATGATGGAGTACTCGGAGGTCACTGAGAAACTCTCGGAGCTGCGAAACCAGAAGCAGAAGCTCTCCCGCCAGGTCAGGgacaaggaggaggagcttgATGGTGCCATGCAGAAGAACGACAGCCTGCGGAACGAACTGCGAAAGTCGGACAAAACGCGAAGGGAATTGGAGCTGCACATTGAGGATGCCGTCATCGAGGCTGCCAAAGAAAAGAAGCTGCGGGAGCACGCGGAGGACTGCTGCAGGCAGCTGCAGATGGAGCTGCGGAAGGGCTCCTCGAGTGTGGAGACAACTATGCCACTCAGCATTTCCTCCGAGATGTCGTCGTACGAGATCGAACGCCTTGAACTCCAGTTCTCGGAGAAGCTAAGTCATCAGCAGACGCGCCACAATATGGAGCTGGAAGCACTGCGCGAGCAGTTCAGCGAGCTAGAGAACGCGAATTTGGCACTCACCAAGGAGTTGCAACAAACACAGGAAAGGCTGAAGTACACTCAAATGGAGTCGATTACCGATTCCGCGGAAACGCTTTTGGAATTGAAGAAGCAGCATGACTTGGAGAAGAGCTCGTGGTTCGAGGAGAAGCAGAGGTTAAGCTCCGAGGTGAATCTCAAGTCGAAGAGTCTAAAGGAACTTCAAGCGGAGGACGACGAGATCTTCAAGGAGTTGCGAATGAAACGGGAGGCCATCACCTTGTGGGAGCGGCAAATGGCGGAGATTATTCAATGGGTGTCCGATGAGAAAGACGCGCGTGGCTACTTGCAGGCCTTGGCCACCAAAATGACGGAGGAGTTGGAGTACCTGAAGCATGTGGGTACCTTCAACAACAACGGTGTGGACAATAAGAACTGGAGGAACCGGCGCTCCCAGAAGCTGGACAAGATGGAGCTGCTCAACCTGCAGAGCGCGCTGCAAAGGGAGATTCAGGCCAAGAACATGATATCGGATGAGCTGAGTCAAACCAGATCGGACCTCATATCCACACAGAAAGAGGTTCGGGACTACAAGAAGCGGTACGACTCCATCCTGCACGATTTCCAAAAGAAGGAAACCGAACTGCGGGACTTGCAGAAGGGAGGCTTGGAATACTCCGAGTCGTTCCTCAACAAATCAACGCATCATGGGCTAAGCAGCGCCTTCTTCCGCGACATGTCGAAGAACTCCGAGATTATAGATTCTGCTGAGAGCTTTGGCAACGAATCCGGCGACAATTTCACTCCCAACTTCTTCCAGTCCGGCAATTCGGGCATGCTCTTCAACTACGAGCCAAAGTATGCGGGTAAGAACAGCAAGGATCATTCGTCCATGAAAGAAGCCTCGGTCAGCGATTTGTCCCGCGAGGAGAGCGACCAGCTGGTCAAGGAATCTCAGAAGAAAGTGCCCGGCAACACGGCGATCCATCAGTTCCTGGTGCGCACATTCAGCAGTCCCACAAAATGCAATCACTGCACATCGCTGATGGTGGGGCTCACACGGCAGGGCGTGGTGTGCGAGATCTGCGGATTCGCCTGTCACACGATCTGCTGCCAGAAGGTGCCCACCACGTGCCCCGTGCCCGTGGATCAGACGAAGCGGCCGCTGGGCATCGATCCCACCAGGGGAATCGGCACGGCATACGAGGGCTACGTAAAGGTCCCCAAGTCGGGGGTGATTAAGCGGGGATGGATTAGGCAGTTCGTAGTGGTTTGCGACTTTAAGTTGTTCCTCTATGACATTTCGCCGGATCGGTGTGCATTGCCCAGCGTGAGCGTGTCCCAAGTGCTGGATATGAGGGATCCCGAGTTCTCGGTGGGAAGTGTGCGCGAAAGCGACGTCATCCATGCCGCCAAGAAAGATGTGCCATGTATTTTCAAG ATAAAAACCGCCCTTATCGATGGCGGTCTTTCGCTGAACACCCTTATGCTCGCGGACAACGAGTCGGAGAAGTCCAAGTGGGTCATTGCCCTGGGAGAACTACATCGAATATTGAAACGAAACAGCTTACCAAATACTGCTATATTTAAAGTTAACGAGATTCTGGACAATACCCTGTCTTTAATAAGAAACGCATTGTGTTCGGTCATCATATATCCAAATCAAATACTCTTGGGCACCGAAGACGGCCTGTTCTACATTAATCTGGACCAGTACG AGATCGCTCGTATTGGCGAAAGCAAGAAGATTCTTCAGCTATGGTACATTGAAGAGGAGCAGATCCTCGTCATTCTCTGCGGGAAGCAGCGCAATTTGCGTTTATTACCAATAAGGGCATTAGAGGCTAGTGATGTCGAGTGGATCAAGGTGGTCGAATCGAAGAACTGCATATCTGCTTGCACTGGAATAATCCGCCGCTTCCCCAACATCGTCTACTCATTTATCATCGCTCTGAAGCGGCCGAATAACCACACACAAATCGTAGTTTACGAAATCAATAGAACGCGCACAAGACACCAGAAGACTTGCGAATTCACCATTGGCTACATGGCGCAGCACCTGCAGATTCTGTCCGACATGCGATTGGTTGTGGCTCACCAAAGCGGATTTACCGCATACTTCCTGCGCGGAGAAGCAACTGCAATGT CTTTGGTTCATCCGGAGAACCAGTTATGTGCATTTTTGAACTACTCCGGAGTGGATGCGGTCAGGGTCATTGAAATTCTGTGCCCCAGCGGCGGCAACTTCGGGGAGTACTTGCTGGTGTTCCAGACTCTGGCCATATACGTAGACCTGCAAGGGCGGAAGTCCCGGGATAGGGAAATCATGTATCCAGCCTTCCCTACGTATATAA CCTTTTGTGATGGTCACTTGCTGGTGTTTTCTGATACACATTTGGATATATTCAATACGCAGACTGCCGAATGGGTGCAGTCAATTGGACTGAAGCAATCACTTCCCCTAAACAATCTGGGAAACGTGGTGCTGTCCTCGGTCAATGACACTCCGCTGATTGTTTACCTATCCAATATTCACACAA AGGGCCTTTTGCAATACCGCGACGGAAATCGAAAGGGAATGCCGAGCATAAAGCGGAGATTCTCCATCAGGGAGATAAACAAGACCATCAAAAG